A window of Cygnus atratus isolate AKBS03 ecotype Queensland, Australia chromosome 24, CAtr_DNAZoo_HiC_assembly, whole genome shotgun sequence contains these coding sequences:
- the SCUBE3 gene encoding signal peptide, CUB and EGF-like domain-containing protein 3: MGALQIAGFCTLFFLLHSGNTLANKAGQDVDECVEGTDSCHIDAICQNTPKSYKCICKSGYTGDGKHCKDVDECEREDNAGCVHECVNIPGNYRCTCYDGFRLAHDGHNCLDLDECSEGNGGCQQTCVNMMGSYECFCREGFFLSDNQHTCIQRPEEGMNCMNKNHGCAHICRETPKGGIACECRPGFELTKNQRDCKLTCNYGNGGCQHTCDDTDQGPKCGCHVKFLLHSDGVTCIGERHFQQHVILETFSNETCAVNNGGCDSKCHDAATGVHCSCPMGFMLQPDRKTCKDIDECRLNNGGCDHICRNTVGSFECSCKKGYKLLINERNCQDIDECSFDRTCDHLCINTPGSFQCLCNKGYTLYGLTHCGDVDECSINRGGCKFNCINTPGSYQCTCPAGCKLHWNKKDCVAGACPSELVKCLPGSVPPRATLTCNKTGKKDSCALTCASKARFQPESDSSYTVSCGTPVLRQGSQQRPANSSQQCLETVVAPIKQKASFKIKDAKCHLHPRAKGKQDEAGKAGAQGGAAPCSDCQVAFVNLKCDSSKKGKGRRARNSSGKEVTRITLEFEAEIKPEETTASCNLHCLRQKVEKKLKSAIKALKKSINQERFLLRFAGMEYEVARKLSVAPERQESCGPGQQRLGTKCVSCSQGTYYHGQTEQCVPCPSGTYQEKEGQLSCDLCPRSDAFGPVGATNITGCTGQCPPGQHSADGFKPCQPCPRGSYQPEVGRALCFPCGGGLTTKHEGALSFQDCDTKVQCSPGHYYNTSVHRCIRCAVGTYQPDFRQNYCIACPGNTTTDFDGSTSVSQCKNRQCGGELGEYTGYIESPNYPGNYPANVECTWNINPPPKRKILIVVPEIFLPSEDECGDVLVMRKNSSPSSITTYETCQTYERPIAFTARSRKLWINFKTSEANSARGFQIPYVTYDEDYEQLVEDIVRDGRLYASENHQEILKDKKLIKAFFDVLAHPQNYFKYTEKHKEMLPRSFIKLLRSKVSSFLRPYK; encoded by the exons ATGTGGACGAGTGCGTGGAGGGCACCGACAGCTGCCACATCGACGCCATCTGCCAGAACACCCCGAAATCCTACAAGTGCATCTGCAAGTCCGGCTACACCGGCGATGGGAAGCACTGCAAAG aCGTCGATGAGTGCGAGCGGGAGGACAACGCGGGCTGCGTCCACGAGTGCGTCAACATCCCCGGGAACTACCGCTGCACTTGCTACGACGGCTTCCGCCTGGCACACGACGGCCACAACTGCCTAG ACCTGGACGAGTGCTCCGAGGGCAACGGCGGCTGCCAGCAGACCTGCGTCAACATGATGGGCAGCTATGAGTGCTTCTGCCGGGAGGGCTTCTTCCTCAGCGACAACCAGCACACCTGCATCCAGCGCCCCGAAG aAGGAATGAACTGCATGAACAAGAACCACGGCTGCGCCCACATCTGCCGGGAGACCCCCAAGGGGGGCATCGCCTGCGAGTGCCGCCCGGGCTTTGAGCTCACCAAGAACCAGCGCGACTGCAAAC TGACCTGCAACTACGGGAACGGCGGCTGCCAGCACACCTGCGACGACACCGACCAGGGCCCCAAGTGCGGCTGCCACGTCAAGTTCCTGCTGCACTCCGACGGCGTGACCTGCATCG GGGAGAGACACTTCCAGCAACACGTTATCCTTGAGACGTTTTCtaatg AAACGTGCGCCGTGAACAACGGAGGCTGCGACAGCAAGTGTCACGACGCGGCCACGGGCGTGCactgcagctgccccatggGCTTCATGCTCCAGCCCGACAGGAAGACGTGCAAAG ACATCGACGAGTGCCGGCTCAACAACGGGGGCTGCGACCACATCTGCAGGAACACGGTGGGCAGCTTCGAGTGCAGCTGCAAGAAGGGCTACAAGCTGCTCATCAACGAGAGGAACTGCCAAG acATCGACGAGTGCTCTTTCGACCGCACCTGCGACCACCTCTGCATCAACACCCCCGGGAGCTTCCAGTGCCTCTGCAACAAGGGCTACACGCTGTACGGGCTCACCCACTGCGGAG ATGTGGACGAATGCAGCATCAACCGCGGGGGCTGCAAATTCAACTGCATCAACACGCCCGGCAGCTACCAGTGTACCTGTCCCGCCGGCTGCAAGCTGCACTGGAACAAAAAGGACTGCGTAG CTGGTGCGTGTCCCTCAGAGCTGGTGAAATGCCTGCCAGGTTCGGTGCCGCCGCGGGCCACCCTCACCTGCAACAAGACAGGGAAGAAGGACAGCTGCGCCCTCACCTGCGCCTCCAAGGCTCGCTTCCAGCCAG AGTCCGACAGCAGCTACACGGTGAGCTGTGGGACGCCCGTGCTGCGGcagggcagccagcagagaCCGGCcaacagcagccagcagtgccTCG AGACTGTCGTTGCGCCAATCAAGCAAAAGGCTTCCTTCAAGATCAAGGACGCCAAGTGCCACCTGCACCCGCGGGCCAAGGGCAAGCAGGATGAGGCCGGGAAAGCCGGGGCGCAAG GCGGTGCGGCGCCCTGCTCCGACTGCCAGGTTGCCTTCGTCAACCTCAAGTGCGACTCGTCCAAGAAAGGGAAGGGCCGGCGGGCGCGCAATTCCTCCGGCAAGGAGGTGACGCGCATCACGCTGGAGTTCGAGGCCGAGATCAAGCCGGAGGAGACCACAG CCAGCTGCAACCTGCACTGCCTGCGGcagaaagtggagaaaaagcTCAAGTCGGCCATCAAAGCCCTGAAGAAATCCATCAACCAGGAGCGGTTCCTGCTCCGCTTCGCCGGGATGGAGTACGAGGTGGCGAGGAAGCTGAGCGTGGCCCCCGAGCGGCAGGAGAGCTGCGGGCCGGGCCAGCAGCGCCTGGGCACCAAGTGTG TTAGCTGCTCGCAGGGAACCTATTACCACGGCCAGACGGAGCAGTGCGTCCCCTGCCCCTCGGGCACCTACCAGGAGAAGGAAGGGCAGCTCTCCTGCGACCTGTGTCCCCGCAGCGACGCCTTCGGCCCCGTGGGAGCCACCAACATCACCGGCTGCACGG GTCAGTGCCCCCCCGGCCAGCACTCCGCCGACGGCTTCAAGCCCTGCCAGCCGTGCCCCCGCGGCTCCTACCAGCCCGAGGTGGGGCGGGCGCTCTGCTTCCCCTGCGGCGGGGGGCTGACCACCAAGCACGAGGGAGCCCTCTCCTTCCAGGACTGTGACACCAAAG TCCAGTGCTCGCCCGGGCACTACTACAACACCAGCGTCCACCGCTGCATTCGCTGCGCCGTGGGCACCTACCAGCCCGATTTTCGGCAGAATTACTGCATCGCCTGCCCCGGCAACACCACCACCGACTTCGACGGCTCCACCTCCGTGTCCCAGTGCAAAA ACCGGCAGTGCGGGGGCGAGCTGGGCGAGTACACGGGCTACATCGAGTCCCCCAACTACCCGGGGAATTACCCCGCCAACGTGGAGTGCACGTGGAACATCAACCCGCCCCCCAAGCGCAAGATCCTCATCGTGGTGCCGGAGATCTTCCTGCCCTCCGAGGACGAGTGCGGGGACGTCTTGGTCATGCGGAAAAACT CCTCGCCGTCCTCCATCACCACCTACGAGACGTGCCAGACGTACGAGAGGCCCATTGCCTTCACGGCCCGCTCTCGCAAGCTGTGGATCAACTTCAAAACCAGCGAGGCCAACAGCGCCCGGGGCTTCCAGATCCCCTACGTCACCTACGACG AGGACTACGAGCAGCTGGTGGAGGACATCGTGCGGGACGGCAGGCTGTACGCCTCCGAAAACCACCAGGAGATCCTCAAG GACAAGAAGCTGATCAAGGCGTTCTTCGACGTGCTGGCGCACCCCCAGAACTACTTCAAGTACACGGAGAAGCACAAGGAGATGCTGCCCCGCTCCTTCATCAAGCTGCTCCGCTCCAAAGTCTCCAGCTTCCTCCGGCCTTACAAATAG